Proteins encoded by one window of Spirochaetota bacterium:
- a CDS encoding sodium:alanine symporter family protein, producing MNALSFFQMLNGYLWGPPMLVLLFGTHLFLTVRTGFVQRKLGAALRIAFSKEKGEGDVSQFGALATALAATIGTGNIVGVATAVALGGPGAVLWIWLTGVFGIATKYGEALLAVKFRVKDEVGQMQGGPMYALERGLNMKWLGVIFAVFTALAAFGIGNMVQSNSIAHLVSTKLSIAPWITGIVLAFITAIVILGGVRSIAAACTALVPFMAVFYVAGCIVILVINRDFLLPACSSILVEAFRPKAVGGGVLGAGILMAMRYGIARGLFSNESGLGSAPIVAAAAKTRNPVRQALVSSTGTFFDTVIICALTGLVVVSSIVKNKAAFVGLNGAALTSKVFEAIPVVGPIVLGVGLFTFVYSTILGWSYYGERAVEYLFGRRSVLPYRFLWIIGVFAGAVMSLPLVWEAADAMNALMAIPNLVALLLLSGLIAKETRYYLWGNRLDNAMVDDVDKALRVRPAGKRRAHAS from the coding sequence ATGAACGCGCTTTCGTTTTTTCAGATGCTCAACGGCTATCTCTGGGGTCCGCCGATGCTCGTGCTCCTTTTCGGCACGCATCTTTTTCTCACCGTGCGCACGGGTTTTGTTCAGCGGAAGCTGGGTGCGGCATTGCGCATCGCGTTCTCAAAGGAAAAGGGTGAAGGCGACGTGAGCCAGTTCGGCGCGCTCGCTACCGCGCTTGCGGCGACCATCGGGACGGGGAATATCGTCGGTGTCGCTACTGCGGTAGCGCTCGGCGGGCCGGGGGCGGTACTCTGGATATGGCTTACCGGCGTGTTCGGCATCGCCACAAAATACGGCGAGGCGCTCCTTGCGGTGAAATTCCGCGTGAAGGATGAGGTCGGCCAGATGCAGGGCGGGCCTATGTACGCGCTTGAACGCGGACTCAATATGAAATGGCTCGGCGTGATATTCGCTGTATTCACCGCGCTCGCGGCGTTCGGTATAGGCAATATGGTCCAGTCGAATTCGATAGCGCATCTTGTGTCGACGAAACTGAGCATTGCACCCTGGATAACCGGCATCGTCCTTGCCTTCATTACGGCGATAGTGATACTGGGCGGTGTGCGTTCGATAGCCGCGGCGTGCACGGCACTCGTGCCGTTCATGGCGGTGTTCTATGTCGCGGGATGCATCGTGATACTCGTGATCAATCGCGATTTTCTTCTCCCGGCGTGCTCATCGATCCTTGTCGAGGCGTTCCGCCCGAAGGCGGTGGGCGGCGGTGTTCTTGGGGCCGGCATTCTCATGGCGATGCGCTACGGTATTGCGCGGGGATTGTTCTCGAACGAGAGCGGCCTCGGTTCGGCGCCGATAGTCGCCGCTGCGGCGAAGACGAGGAACCCTGTGCGTCAGGCGCTCGTAAGTTCCACCGGCACCTTCTTCGATACTGTCATCATCTGTGCTCTTACCGGTCTTGTTGTGGTTTCTTCTATAGTTAAGAACAAAGCTGCCTTTGTCGGGCTCAACGGAGCGGCGCTTACATCGAAAGTTTTCGAAGCGATACCGGTCGTCGGCCCGATAGTGCTCGGTGTGGGGCTGTTCACCTTCGTCTATTCCACGATACTCGGCTGGTCGTATTACGGCGAGCGCGCGGTGGAATATCTTTTCGGCCGCCGGTCGGTGCTGCCGTATCGATTCCTCTGGATCATCGGCGTATTCGCCGGTGCGGTGATGTCCCTCCCGCTCGTGTGGGAAGCGGCCGACGCGATGAATGCGCTCATGGCGATACCCAATCTCGTCGCGCTTCTCCTCCTCTCCGGGCTCATTGCGAAAGAAACAAGATATTATCTCTGGGGCAACAGACTTGATAATGCCATGGTCGATGATGTCGACAAGGCGCTACGGGTGAGACCGGCAGGCAAGCGGCGTGCTCACGCATCCTGA
- a CDS encoding AraC family transcriptional regulator: MKALRIRSLPVYFRARHRTSMKKQFRAERRQCAIGSYETIELLSAGIAVIERPAVQRRHFDDLYTFEYVLAGSGTVALGNEVHSVRAHDVYILPRDATHTLTATDCPWTKIWFCLRGRLVDALVDLYALRGVHRIGAFRRPAIFSSIRDIAAKPPDDAAEKMSLAFHSFCIQAERICRTKRRYSHEIGTVIRYLEAHIGDELSLEKIAALASLSSSQMTRRFRAETGTTPHHYIICRKIDRAKILLSTTNAGLSEIARTLAFTDQYHFSNTFKKHAGMPPERYRDR; this comes from the coding sequence GTGAAAGCCTTGCGCATACGTTCGCTTCCTGTATACTTCCGTGCAAGGCACAGGACATCAATGAAGAAGCAATTCAGGGCGGAGCGCCGGCAATGCGCCATAGGATCGTACGAAACGATCGAGCTTTTGTCCGCCGGCATCGCCGTTATAGAGCGTCCCGCTGTACAACGCAGGCATTTCGATGATCTGTATACGTTCGAGTACGTGCTCGCCGGTTCGGGCACGGTCGCTCTCGGGAACGAAGTTCACTCCGTACGGGCGCATGATGTGTATATACTTCCCCGGGATGCGACGCATACGCTTACTGCGACAGATTGCCCATGGACGAAAATATGGTTCTGCCTGCGGGGCAGGCTTGTTGATGCGCTTGTCGATCTTTATGCCCTTCGCGGCGTTCACCGCATCGGCGCTTTCCGTCGGCCGGCGATATTCTCTTCCATCCGCGATATTGCTGCGAAACCGCCGGATGACGCTGCAGAGAAGATGTCCCTCGCGTTCCATTCGTTCTGCATCCAGGCGGAACGCATCTGCCGTACGAAACGCCGCTATTCCCATGAGATAGGAACGGTCATCCGCTATCTCGAGGCGCATATCGGTGATGAACTCTCCCTCGAAAAGATCGCCGCGCTCGCATCGCTTTCTTCATCGCAGATGACACGGCGCTTTCGTGCTGAGACCGGCACCACGCCGCATCACTACATCATATGCCGGAAGATAGATCGGGCAAAGATATTACTTTCGACGACAAATGCGGGACTCAGCGAGATCGCCCGCACGCTTGCGTTCACCGATCAGTATCACTTCTCGAACACGTTCAAGAAGCATGCCGGCATGCCGCCCGAGCGCTACCGAGACCGATGA
- a CDS encoding glycoside hydrolase family 2 TIM barrel-domain containing protein — translation MNHYPLFPDRRTLSLDGGWDFVWLGDHDVNGIDPSQVTYNETMAVPGVFDTSPEHFGKRGVVVYRKRVTFSAGRNERLRLNIGGMGLFGRIWWDGTHISDHKIPYSSIAYDLPAGGSEHELVILIDNRYDKISIPLFRPHFDLYGFGGIYRTVSVQSVPQFAVQRVRIQTLSTTKGTVRLRMLFDGDIPAEVSGTYRFDSGADRAFREKPVNGMIDITADVPGFRVWSPEKPHLHTVTVTTAEDRIVERFGIRTIETKDQKILLNGEAVFLKGVNRHESHPEFGPVQNVHLMMDDIHLLRDLGCNFVRCVHYPQDQAFFDLCDEVGMLAWQESMGWNDTENDAKDQAYIDLQVKQTKLMVENSINHPSIILWGFLNECCSDTAGGKVLYGKLAQTIRAVEPTLLVTFASSRHERDICLEFADVIAMNIYPGWIGGHKDYTTPSIAWIEGRVNSIAEFTNREDLKHKPFMLGEIGACGLYGCHDRANAQWSEEFQAGYFAEAIRAVFANPRYIGIALWQFFDTRSFVNGGEVRVKPRGFNCAGLLDEYRRPKMAYDTVKKIFNDDRSGWRRK, via the coding sequence ATGAACCATTATCCGTTATTTCCCGATCGCAGAACATTGTCGCTCGACGGCGGCTGGGATTTTGTCTGGCTCGGCGATCATGATGTGAACGGGATAGATCCGTCACAGGTGACATACAATGAAACAATGGCGGTGCCGGGTGTTTTCGATACGAGCCCAGAGCATTTCGGTAAACGCGGCGTTGTCGTGTACCGCAAACGAGTAACGTTCTCTGCGGGAAGGAACGAGCGCCTGAGACTCAACATCGGCGGGATGGGACTGTTCGGCCGCATCTGGTGGGACGGGACACATATCAGCGATCATAAGATCCCCTATTCGAGTATTGCATACGATCTTCCCGCGGGCGGAAGTGAGCACGAGCTTGTGATTCTGATCGACAACAGGTATGACAAGATATCGATACCGCTGTTCCGACCGCATTTCGATCTGTACGGTTTCGGCGGCATATACCGCACGGTATCGGTGCAGTCGGTGCCGCAGTTCGCGGTACAGCGTGTGAGGATACAAACACTGTCAACGACAAAAGGGACCGTGCGGCTCAGGATGCTGTTCGACGGCGATATCCCCGCCGAGGTGAGCGGGACCTATCGATTCGACAGCGGTGCGGATAGAGCATTCCGGGAAAAACCGGTGAACGGCATGATCGATATAACGGCCGATGTTCCGGGGTTCAGAGTATGGTCGCCGGAAAAGCCGCATCTGCACACGGTGACCGTAACGACCGCTGAAGACCGCATCGTCGAACGATTCGGGATACGGACGATAGAGACGAAAGACCAGAAGATACTGCTCAACGGCGAAGCGGTCTTTCTCAAAGGCGTCAACCGGCATGAGTCGCATCCCGAATTCGGTCCGGTACAGAACGTACATCTGATGATGGATGATATCCATCTGCTCAGGGACCTCGGCTGCAATTTCGTGCGCTGCGTGCATTATCCGCAGGACCAGGCGTTCTTCGATCTCTGCGACGAGGTCGGCATGCTCGCATGGCAGGAAAGCATGGGGTGGAACGATACGGAGAACGACGCAAAGGACCAGGCGTATATCGATCTGCAGGTAAAGCAGACTAAGCTCATGGTCGAGAACAGCATCAATCATCCGTCGATAATCCTCTGGGGATTTCTCAATGAATGCTGCTCGGACACTGCCGGCGGCAAGGTGTTATATGGAAAACTTGCGCAGACGATACGTGCTGTCGAGCCCACGCTCCTTGTCACGTTCGCCTCAAGCCGGCATGAGCGGGATATCTGTCTCGAATTCGCCGATGTCATCGCGATGAACATCTATCCTGGATGGATCGGCGGGCACAAGGATTATACGACACCGTCGATCGCGTGGATAGAAGGGCGTGTCAATTCAATAGCTGAGTTCACCAACAGAGAGGACCTGAAACACAAACCGTTCATGCTCGGCGAGATCGGTGCATGCGGGCTGTACGGCTGTCATGACCGAGCGAACGCGCAGTGGTCGGAGGAATTCCAGGCGGGATATTTTGCCGAGGCGATACGCGCGGTGTTCGCGAACCCGCGGTATATCGGCATTGCGCTCTGGCAGTTCTTTGACACGAGGAGCTTCGTCAACGGCGGCGAGGTGCGGGTAAAGCCCCGCGGCTTTAACTGCGCCGGGCTTCTCGACGAATATCGCAGGCCGAAGATGGCGTACGATACGGTAAAAAAAATATTCAACGATGATCGCAGCGGATGGAGGAGAAAATGA
- a CDS encoding AraC family transcriptional regulator has product MPENDILIEFSPRLRFYFGKSDEHFIAAGNLTYLAEHAHRLGTAVGFPDFRFLYLLEGEGLFVPPNGERIRLAAGDLVCRRPNVDNMIQPNKGRRWREFYFAMPTSLYTMAVDAGLMPSRDHYRIGIDASMKAAMSAILTSVRHARSFAGLLPDIIDLLSYMKTRADNVEFDRRSRRSIDTAKRILSANIERNISMEKVARASGMGYEAFRKRFRDVVGIAPKEFRLRKKLSAAAALLLDGHHTISEISERFGYPDIFCFSRQFKAHFRYTPSMYRRLYR; this is encoded by the coding sequence ATGCCCGAAAACGACATTCTCATCGAATTCTCGCCTCGGCTGCGTTTCTATTTCGGGAAAAGTGACGAGCACTTCATCGCCGCTGGGAATTTGACCTATCTCGCGGAGCACGCGCATCGTCTCGGCACCGCCGTCGGTTTTCCCGACTTTCGTTTCCTCTATCTCCTCGAAGGCGAGGGCCTTTTCGTTCCGCCGAACGGCGAGCGCATACGACTTGCCGCAGGCGATCTCGTCTGCAGACGTCCCAACGTCGACAATATGATACAGCCGAACAAGGGGCGGCGCTGGCGCGAGTTCTATTTCGCCATGCCGACAAGCTTGTATACGATGGCTGTCGATGCCGGCCTCATGCCCTCGCGCGATCATTACCGCATCGGCATCGATGCGTCCATGAAAGCGGCGATGAGCGCGATACTGACGTCCGTCCGTCACGCGCGTTCGTTCGCAGGTCTATTGCCCGATATCATCGATCTTCTCTCATACATGAAAACGCGCGCAGATAATGTCGAATTCGATCGACGATCGAGAAGATCCATCGATACGGCAAAGCGCATTCTTTCAGCGAATATCGAGCGGAATATCTCTATGGAGAAGGTCGCACGCGCATCCGGCATGGGATACGAGGCGTTCCGAAAGCGCTTTCGCGATGTCGTCGGCATCGCCCCGAAAGAATTCCGCCTGCGGAAAAAACTTTCCGCCGCCGCGGCGCTTCTGCTTGACGGGCATCACACGATATCGGAAATAAGCGAACGATTCGGATACCCGGATATTTTCTGTTTTTCGCGGCAATTCAAGGCACATTTCCGGTATACGCCGAGCATGTACCGAAGACTGTATCGATAG
- a CDS encoding amidohydrolase family protein: MIIDAHAHLRRGCTDLDDIVASRKVESLWIMDLSGANISYAPYATEAEVLTAARRYPGFIVPFGYLDLSGNPENIDALCEKGFIGLKPYKPVKPYDHHDYFPFYERASSLGMPILFHTGIVSYGKPGEQNASLGHGCSTMRPSYLASIAEAFPALTIIGGHLGYPWLDETEMNLYYYPNIYHDLSGYRKDIEWFIRILDRKCNDGTKRYFNEKILFATDALYGTPESNAYALKLVQFWELFLEMIGGNYYRWGEPSERENVLCGNARKIQNEFAPGWR; encoded by the coding sequence ATGATCATCGATGCGCACGCACATTTACGCCGCGGATGCACGGACCTCGACGATATCGTTGCGAGCAGGAAGGTAGAGTCTCTGTGGATAATGGACCTTTCCGGCGCGAATATCAGCTATGCGCCGTACGCGACGGAAGCGGAAGTGCTGACAGCGGCGAGGCGGTATCCGGGCTTCATCGTGCCGTTCGGTTATCTTGATCTGTCCGGAAATCCTGAAAACATCGATGCGCTCTGCGAGAAAGGTTTTATCGGATTAAAGCCGTACAAGCCGGTGAAGCCGTACGATCATCACGACTATTTTCCGTTCTATGAACGGGCATCGTCGCTCGGTATGCCGATACTTTTTCACACCGGTATCGTTTCATACGGAAAACCCGGCGAGCAGAACGCATCGCTCGGCCACGGGTGCAGCACGATGCGCCCGTCATATCTTGCGTCGATAGCGGAGGCATTTCCCGCGCTTACCATCATCGGCGGGCATCTCGGTTATCCGTGGCTTGATGAGACGGAAATGAACCTGTACTACTATCCGAACATCTATCATGACCTCAGCGGATATCGAAAGGACATCGAATGGTTCATTCGCATCCTCGACAGGAAATGCAATGACGGGACGAAACGATATTTCAACGAGAAGATATTGTTCGCTACTGATGCATTGTACGGAACGCCGGAGTCCAATGCGTACGCGCTCAAGCTGGTGCAGTTCTGGGAGCTGTTTCTCGAGATGATAGGCGGGAATTATTATCGCTGGGGTGAACCGAGCGAACGGGAGAACGTGCTGTGCGGCAACGCAAGAAAAATACAAAATGAATTCGCCCCCGGCTGGCGCTAA
- a CDS encoding family 20 glycosylhydrolase, which yields MKKNRRSYVRCFHLDLKGLPPTAKRLMKLLDLLHAAKYNAILVEWEDMFPWTVDERFRCETAYSIAEVKRFAAKAKRLGIELIPLVQCLGHMEMVLRHKRYARMQEVAGQNDAINPLAPGAADLIRDMVRDVLSVIPDVRYFHLGGDEAWTFGTHKDTRAYIKKHGASALYIDCLKPLLSELNGRGIRPILWHDMMVDWDANALRTLGTLADLCVWGYSPYDRKKRPWLHPLVKGDTPNPWPIIAGGVGAVTERLIKHFQANGITLWGASAFKSMEHREDADERKENCLLWAQIAERYGMTGVVATGWSRNNSNELQRTPIDSNLDLLVYAGLVMAGHRKDAYKDAERVLKRAGEWKRFSDSSGATRRMDIMRIESWKKIQMLWEYAAEAKIDPARRENVVAVKNLGYLDSQIASMKQFAAMFTKASAGSMFPVWAKRYTDARILPVVEQRMLLKKNHRA from the coding sequence ATGAAAAAGAACAGACGATCATATGTGCGCTGCTTTCATCTCGATCTGAAAGGGCTTCCACCGACGGCGAAGCGCCTCATGAAATTGCTCGATCTCCTTCACGCGGCGAAGTACAATGCGATTCTTGTCGAATGGGAGGATATGTTCCCGTGGACGGTCGATGAACGCTTCCGCTGCGAAACGGCATACAGCATCGCCGAGGTGAAACGGTTCGCTGCGAAAGCGAAGCGGCTCGGGATAGAGCTCATTCCGCTCGTGCAATGTCTCGGCCATATGGAGATGGTGCTCCGTCATAAGAGATATGCGCGTATGCAGGAGGTCGCCGGACAGAACGATGCTATCAATCCGCTTGCGCCGGGAGCGGCCGATTTGATACGCGATATGGTCCGCGATGTTCTTTCCGTTATCCCCGATGTCCGGTATTTCCATTTAGGCGGCGATGAGGCGTGGACATTCGGTACGCATAAAGATACGCGAGCATACATAAAGAAGCACGGTGCGAGCGCTCTTTATATCGATTGCCTCAAGCCGCTGCTCTCGGAGCTCAACGGACGCGGCATACGCCCGATACTCTGGCATGATATGATGGTCGATTGGGATGCGAACGCGCTCCGTACATTGGGTACGCTTGCCGATCTCTGCGTCTGGGGCTATTCGCCCTACGACAGGAAAAAACGTCCCTGGCTTCATCCCCTCGTGAAGGGCGATACGCCGAACCCATGGCCCATCATCGCCGGGGGTGTCGGCGCTGTCACTGAACGGCTCATCAAGCATTTTCAGGCGAACGGCATCACGCTCTGGGGTGCTTCTGCGTTCAAGTCCATGGAGCACCGCGAGGATGCAGATGAGCGCAAAGAGAACTGCCTTCTCTGGGCACAGATAGCGGAGCGGTACGGCATGACCGGTGTCGTTGCAACGGGCTGGAGCAGGAATAATTCCAATGAGCTGCAGCGAACGCCGATAGACAGCAATCTCGATCTTCTCGTCTATGCAGGTCTTGTCATGGCCGGTCATCGAAAGGATGCATACAAGGATGCGGAGCGTGTGCTCAAACGTGCCGGCGAGTGGAAGCGCTTCTCCGATTCAAGTGGCGCGACAAGGCGTATGGATATCATGAGGATAGAATCGTGGAAGAAGATACAGATGCTCTGGGAGTATGCCGCGGAAGCGAAGATCGACCCGGCGCGGCGGGAGAATGTTGTGGCCGTGAAGAATCTCGGATATCTTGACAGCCAGATAGCATCGATGAAGCAGTTCGCCGCTATGTTCACAAAAGCATCAGCAGGGAGTATGTTCCCTGTGTGGGCGAAACGCTACACGGATGCGCGTATACTGCCTGTCGTTGAGCAGCGGATGCTTCTGAAGAAAAACCATCGAGCTTGA
- a CDS encoding aldose 1-epimerase family protein codes for MTTISNKTITVSTDDKGGELMSIRSNDIEYLWQGDAAFWPRRSPVLFPIIGACHENTYRYRGESYTIGNHGFARDMDFQCIAQTDDRMMFQLTSDASTKKQYPFDFRFTIGYRLDNYSLITDYIVENIGRDSMYFSVGGHAGFNTPLEKGGSKNDFDIMFERDETASRRYLNKENTAENNDAALNGSLMRITDDTFSRGALALANLRSRKMTLASRVSHHGVTVQFEEFPCFGIWSPSAEAPFICLEPWHGIMPRVDASPDITVKEGIRMLEPQRTFATSYRIIVF; via the coding sequence ATGACGACGATATCAAATAAAACGATAACGGTCAGCACCGACGATAAAGGCGGCGAGCTTATGAGCATTCGCTCGAACGATATCGAATACCTCTGGCAGGGCGATGCCGCATTCTGGCCGCGCCGATCACCGGTGCTTTTTCCCATCATCGGGGCATGCCATGAGAACACCTATCGCTACCGCGGTGAATCGTACACCATCGGCAATCACGGTTTCGCCCGCGATATGGATTTTCAATGCATAGCGCAGACCGACGACCGCATGATGTTCCAGCTTACGAGCGATGCATCGACGAAAAAACAGTATCCCTTCGATTTCCGCTTCACCATCGGCTATCGGCTGGATAATTACTCGCTCATTACCGATTACATCGTTGAGAACATCGGCCGCGACAGCATGTACTTTTCCGTCGGCGGTCATGCCGGATTCAATACGCCCCTTGAGAAAGGCGGATCGAAGAACGATTTCGATATCATGTTCGAAAGAGATGAGACCGCATCGCGGCGCTATCTTAATAAAGAGAACACTGCCGAGAACAATGATGCAGCATTGAACGGATCGCTCATGCGCATCACCGATGACACATTCTCACGCGGCGCGCTCGCGCTCGCGAACCTCCGCTCACGGAAGATGACGCTTGCTTCACGGGTGTCGCATCACGGCGTTACCGTGCAATTCGAAGAATTCCCCTGTTTCGGCATATGGTCGCCGTCCGCCGAGGCCCCGTTCATCTGCCTCGAACCGTGGCACGGCATCATGCCGCGCGTTGATGCATCCCCTGACATAACGGTGAAAGAAGGCATACGCATGCTCGAGCCGCAGAGGACATTCGCCACGAGTTACCGCATCATCGTGTTCTGA